AAACATCATTATCAGGCAGACCTGAATTTGATGTGTTATACACAGTCCAGTTTGTCCCATCAAACTCGGCAAGCCCACCAACAAAAGTTCCAATCCATTTATTCCCTGATGCATCAATCGCTATTGCACGAACATAATTAGAAGGCAGGTCTGAATTTGATGTGTCATACACAGTCCAGTTTGTCTCATCAAACTTAGCAAGCCCACCACTTGTTCCAATCCATTTATTCCCCGATGCATCAATCGCTATTGTCCAAACATCATTATCAGGCAGACCTGAATTTGATGTGTTATACACAGTCCAGTTTGTTCCATCAAACTCTGCAAGCCCACCACCATAAGTTCCAATCCATTTATTCCCCGATGCATCAATCGCTATTGCACGAACATAATTATTAGGCAGACCTGAATTTGATGTGTTATACACAGTCCAGTTTGTCCCATCAAACTTAGCAAGCCCACCCCAAGTTCCAATCCATTTATTCCCTGATGCATCAATCGCTATTGCAGTAACAACATTAGAAGGCAGACCTGAATTTGATGCGTTATACACAGTCCAGTTTGGATACTGCGAGAGAAGTTTGACGGGAAAGAGTGAGATGAGTAGGATGCCAATTATGGCACTAACTTTACCACCCACTATGACATTTTTACTCATCCTAACCCCCTTGTTTAAATATTTGTTTGTTGCTCTGCTCAAAATGAGCATATTACCATGTTGGAAATATACATCCTAATACGGTGAACTATCAAGTCTGACCCTGATACACCAGAACTCATTAAAGAAACCCTTGTTGAATTTAAAAAACACCTGGATATTGTGAAAATCAAAAAAACCATCATGAAATTATACAACTTTCTTCAAAAGGTTCACAAAAACAAGGAGGCTCTTTACCACGAAAAACCTTAATTTTTGGGTAAGATCTATTTTGAGCAAGAGGGGTTAAGGTGATTTGATTAATCATAAAATTGTAAACTTGAGCAATAAAATCTCTAAGACGAAGAGTTCTAAATACCGCTTCAGAACCTTCCCCCTTTCGCACTAAAAATGGTTTAAAGCCATTCCCTTTAATTTAAGGCTAAATTCAGTCTCGCACTTTCGACTTAAATCACTATTTAACTTTCAAAGCGTATTTAAATCAAATCATCACAAAAGAAGATTATTCTACAAACGCAAGCGGTGATTTAGAAACCAACTCCTTCCGATTGAGGATTTAAATTTTACTTGCCCCTTGTGGAGAGCTCTTCATAATGCCAAGCTCTTCGGTTATCTCTTTTCGTATTTCCTCGAGCATATCGCTGTCACTAACAAACATAAGATCTACTATTTCACCGTTAAGCCTGGCAATAGTCTTAACAGTCAGGAGGCCAATATTTATCGCATCCATTAAAGCCTTGTCATCAAAAACAGCCTTTTCCCTTTTATGAGAATAAGCCAATCCCCATGGGGGAATGATACATCCCATTGAAGTCAAAGTAGCAACCAGGTAGCCCGTAGCCCAGGACCCACCATCATCAGCGCCTACAGCGATAGCAGCTGCCACCTTTCCTTCAAGATAACTTGGTTCTCCATAAGCAACCATGTTTTCCAGAGATGTCATCCTATCTATAAGATTCTTTAGCTGGCCCGATGGGGCAAACCAGTAAACCGGCGTAGAGAAAATGAGTCCATCCGATTCGTATATCTTTTGCAAAATAACCTTTCCATAATCTTCAAAAATGCAGGGAAACTTACAGTAAGGTTCTTCATCCTTAATACAACCTTCGCAGGGTTTTATTTCACCATCGTAAACACTTACAAGTTCCGTTTTAGCACCCAACCTCTGGGCGCCTTTCAAAGCAGCAACCAAAAGCTGTGCAGAACCACCTGTCTTATGCGGAGATCCCAAAATTCCGAGAACCTTCATAATCCCCCCTTGCCTTCCTAAGTCATTTAGTATTATAAATATAATGCAATTTCCTTGAAATTTCGAGGGGTTAAGACATTTAAAGTAAAAAAAAAATGTTTTTTAAAACGCGAAGAACATTCTAAAATTATCATGTGGCGGAGCGTTTGATTTTGATTCTTCTCTATCTTTACCTCCTTTTAAACCTCCCCTTTCCAGACATTGTAATTAAAAAAATACCACGGACCAGAGACGAAATTGCCATAGAGTTTGAACCTGTAACTTATCATATAAACGAAAAAATAACAATAATAGGGAATTTTGACTCACTGAGGATAGAAAAAAATGGTTATTCGCAAATCATCTCCAATTCCAGCTCTTTTGAAATTTCGCTAAACATTGGGATTAATGACCTCCATTTAACTATTTTCAGAGAAAAAGAAAAGATTACAAAAACTATTCAGATTTACAGGCTCAATAAAAAAATTGAGACAGCGGTTGTAACCTCAGAATTTAATCCCATTTTCAAGATATTCAGCCTTCACAGTGTAAGAAAGGGAGATTTGGTTGTAAAGCCATTTATATTGGCAGGCAATAAATGGCTTACACTGGAAAAAAATACTTTACTTAGAGTAAAAAGTCCCGATTTTTCGAAATTTAACGCCATTATCTGCGATAAGACAACCGCACCCATTCTTCAAAGGGTGAGTAGGCACCCGATCTGCATTATTGAGGATAATGAAAATCCAGTAAAACTTACAAGCACGTACATTTTGAGTGATAATTTTAAATTTAGAGTCGAAAACATAACCCTTTCCCCGATAAAAAGAGAGGTCAAAGATACCATAATCTGGTTAGAACCAAATAAAATACCGGTATTTTTCCTCGGAAGTGATGGGAATTTCTACCTCAACCTCAAGAATTTCTTTGAACTATCTTTAAAAAATCCCGAAATTTGCGATTCCATCCTGAGCGCCATTCTTGAAAACATCTCTTATCCGGAACTTAAAATCATAAGGCTAAACAAAATTAGTTATCTAATTTGTGAACCGCCATATCTTCCCGAGAATCTCCTCTTAGAAATTACAAAAAATGGAAACAGAATCTCAGCTCCGGGCATTGTGAAAGGCTATCTCAAATTAACACCCCAAGATGAATTTGACACTATAAAAGTAACAGCAAAAGCATTAAATAAAGTTATTTTTGACTCTACTTTCACTCTTCATAAAGTGCCTGAAAACAGACACAAAACTAAATTTCAAAGCAAATTCCAGATGGTTATTACGCCATGTCAATCAAGCTCCCTTTTTCTAATTTTACTTTTTATATACACTGCTTTAATTTATACTATTGGAAAGGTAAGGAGGCAGAAAAATGAGAATGGTTGATATAATTAAGAAAAAGAGAGACGGAGAAGCCCTGACAGCAGAAGAAATATCCTTTTTTGTGGAAAATTATAAAAAAGGTGAAATTCCAGATTACCAAGCTTCAGCACTCCTTATGGCTATCTTTTTCAGAGGAATGAGCACCGAGGAAACCGTTGTCCTTACAGAACGCATGATGAGATCAGGTGAAATCCTTGACTTATCGGATATTCCAGGCCCTAAGGTAGACAAACACTCAACGGGGGGAGTAGGTGATAAAATTTCTTTGCCCCTCGCACCCATTGTGGCTTCCCTTGGTGTTTATGTCCCAATGATTTCCGGAAGAGCACTTGGACATACTGGGGGAACCCTTGATAAACTTGAATCTATTAAAGGTTTAACGACTGCACTTTCACCTGAAAAATTTAAAAAACAACTTAGGGAAATAGGAGTTGTAATGGCAGGCCAAACTGAAAATTTGTGTCCAGCTGACAGAAAACTCTACGCCTTGAGAGATGTAACCGCGACCGTTGAAAGTATACCCTTGATATCCGCAAGCATCATGTCAAAGAAGTTAGCTGAAGGCATCGATGGACTTGTCTTAGACGTAAAAACAGGCAATGGCGCCTTTATGTCAAAGTACGAAGACGCCAAGAAACTTGCTGAGACCATGGTTGGTATCGGGAAAGGAATGGGGAAAAAGGTAAAGGCATTCATCACCAATATGAACCAACCCCTCGGCTTCAAGATAGGAAATGCACTGGAAGTGGAAGAGACTATTGAGATTTTAAGGGGCGAGGGGCCAGAAGACGTTCGGGAATTAACTTATGCCTTAGCCACCGAAATGCTTATTATTTCTGGCAAAGCAAATTCAAAAGAAGAAGCGTTAAGGAGCATTGACAATGTAGTTAGAACAGGAAAAGCACTGGAAAAATGGGAAGAGCTGGTAAAATGTCAGGGTGGTGACCTGGAATTTATGTACTCCAAGGATTTTACCAGAACCAAGAATATTTACGAATTAAAGGCTGATACTGAAGGTTACCTCTTCTCTTACAACACATACCTGATTGGTGTTGCGGTTTCTATCCTCGGCGCAGGTAGAAGTACCAAAGACGACAAAATTGATCCTCAGGTCGGAATAATACTGCGCAAAAAGGTCGGTGATTTTGTGAATCATGGTGAAACAATTATGGAGCTAAGGTATAATGACGAAAAGAAATTCGGACAGTCTATCGAAATTTTGAAAAAATCATTCACGATAAAAGATGAAAAACCTGTAAAGGAACCACTCATCTTTGAATGTGTGGAGTAAATCCTTGATTTTTCCAGTAAACTCCACTATAAT
Above is a genomic segment from bacterium containing:
- a CDS encoding thymidine phosphorylase, producing the protein MRMVDIIKKKRDGEALTAEEISFFVENYKKGEIPDYQASALLMAIFFRGMSTEETVVLTERMMRSGEILDLSDIPGPKVDKHSTGGVGDKISLPLAPIVASLGVYVPMISGRALGHTGGTLDKLESIKGLTTALSPEKFKKQLREIGVVMAGQTENLCPADRKLYALRDVTATVESIPLISASIMSKKLAEGIDGLVLDVKTGNGAFMSKYEDAKKLAETMVGIGKGMGKKVKAFITNMNQPLGFKIGNALEVEETIEILRGEGPEDVRELTYALATEMLIISGKANSKEEALRSIDNVVRTGKALEKWEELVKCQGGDLEFMYSKDFTRTKNIYELKADTEGYLFSYNTYLIGVAVSILGAGRSTKDDKIDPQVGIILRKKVGDFVNHGETIMELRYNDEKKFGQSIEILKKSFTIKDEKPVKEPLIFECVE
- a CDS encoding two-component regulator propeller domain-containing protein, whose translation is MSKNVIVGGKVSAIIGILLISLFPVKLLSQYPNWTVYNASNSGLPSNVVTAIAIDASGNKWIGTWGGLAKFDGTNWTVYNTSNSGLPNNYVRAIAIDASGNKWIGTYGGGLAEFDGTNWTVYNTSNSGLPDNDVWTIAIDASGNKWIGTSGGLAKFDETNWTVYDTSNSDLPSNYVRAIAIDASGNKWIGTFVGGLAEFDGTNWTVYNTSNSGLPDNDV
- a CDS encoding flavodoxin family protein, whose translation is MKVLGILGSPHKTGGSAQLLVAALKGAQRLGAKTELVSVYDGEIKPCEGCIKDEEPYCKFPCIFEDYGKVILQKIYESDGLIFSTPVYWFAPSGQLKNLIDRMTSLENMVAYGEPSYLEGKVAAAIAVGADDGGSWATGYLVATLTSMGCIIPPWGLAYSHKREKAVFDDKALMDAINIGLLTVKTIARLNGEIVDLMFVSDSDMLEEIRKEITEELGIMKSSPQGASKI